The segment AGGGCCGCAAGCGCCATATCCTCACCGATACCCAGGGCAACATGCTGAGCGCGATCACGCACACCGCCGATATTCAGGACAGGGATGGCGCACCGGGCGTCATCGCCGACACGAAAGAGAGCTTCCCCACGCTCGCTCATCTGTTCGCCGACGGCGGTTATGGAGGGGACAAGCTGGAAAACACCATGCAGAACATGGATGGGCCGACGATCGAGATCGTCAAGCGGCCCAATGGCGCAACCGGCTTTGTCGTCATTGCCCGCCGCTGGGTCGTCGAACGCACCTTTGCCTGGCTCGGGCGCTGCCGCCGTCTCGCAAAAGACTGGGAGGCAACCATCGCATCCTCCGACGCATGGCTTCTCATCGCCTCCATCCGA is part of the Tistrella bauzanensis genome and harbors:
- a CDS encoding IS5 family transposase, producing the protein CTEAEWALIEPFMPAPNKVGRPRKWPMREIWNAIQYIAAAGCQWAMLPKDFPPFTTVQHYFYRLRDSGMFDIINETLVMSARLLAGRAAGPTAGVIDSQSVKTTESGGPRGYDAGKKIKGRKRHILTDTQGNMLSAITHTADIQDRDGAPGVIADTKESFPTLAHLFADGGYGGDKLENTMQNMDGPTIEIVKRPNGATGFVVIARRWVVERTFAWLGRCRRLAKDWEATIASSDAWLLIASIR